In Ctenopharyngodon idella isolate HZGC_01 chromosome 1, HZGC01, whole genome shotgun sequence, a single genomic region encodes these proteins:
- the aimp1a gene encoding aminoacyl tRNA synthase complex-interacting multifunctional protein 1a: protein MFLVRSLFRMSGHTPSLMRLEQKAAEADQLIEYLKQQVQLLKEKAIVQATVKEEKKLMVENAKIKKDIEELKKQLIEMERRRGVKEVAMPSEEPSIQCVSKPTAAEPPAPAAPSAPATKTPPAKNNDDTKKMKAEKKGEKKEKKPAAPPQEEAKVDVSRLDLRVGCIISAEKHPDADSLYVEQVDVGEAAPRTVVSGLVKHIPLEQMQNRMAVLLCNLKPAKMRGVLSQAMVMCASSPEKVEILDPPSGAVAGDRVSVQGFPGEPDKELNPKKKVWEQVQPDLRTNDQCVATYKGAAFEVAGKGVCKAQTMSNSGIK from the exons AT GTTCCTGGTAAGATCCCTCTTCAGGATGTCAGGCCACACACCCTCACTCATGAGACTGGAACAGAAGGCCGCAGAGGCTGACCAGCTCATCGAATACCTCAAGCAGCAAGTCCAGCTGCTGAAGGAGAAAGCCA TTGTGCAGGCCACAGTGAAAGAAGAGAAGAAACTAATGGTGGAGAACGCCAAGATCAAGAAGGACATTGAGGAACTGAAGAAACAACTTATTGAAATGGAAAGAAGGAGAGGAG TGAAAGAGGTGGCTATGCCTTCAGAGGAGCCCAGCATCCAGTGTGTCTCTAAACCGACAGCCGCAGAACCACCTGCCCCAGCAGCCCCTTCTGCTCCTGCCACAAAAACCCCACCAGCCAAAAACAATGATGACACGAAAAAGATGAAAGCTGAGAAGAAGG GtgagaagaaagagaagaaaccAGCGGCGCCGCCTCAGGAAGAGGCGAAAGTAGACGTGTCTCGACTGGATTTGCGAGTGGGCTGCATTATCAGCGCAGAGAAGCACCCTGACGCCGACTCTCTCTACGTTGAGCAGGTGGATGTGGGCGAAGCGGCTCCACGTACTGTCGTCAGTGGCCTGGTCAAACACATCCCCCTGGAGCAG ATGCAGAATCGTATGGCTGTGCTGCTATGCAACCTGAAGCCTGCTAAGATGAGAGGCGTGTTGTCCCAGGCCATGGTCATGTGTGCCAGCTCTCCAGAGAAAGTTGAAATCCTGGATCCCCCGAGTGGAGCCGTGGCTGGAGACAGGGTTTCCGTCCAGGGCTTCCCAG GTGAGCCTGACAAGGAGCTGAACCCAAAGAAGAAAGTGTGGGAGCAGGTCCAGCCAGACTTGCGCACCAATGACCAATGTGTGGCCACTTACAAGGGAGCTGCTTTTGAGGTTGCTGGCAAAGGAGTCTGCAAAGCTCAGACAATGAGTAACAGCGGTATCAAATAG